Part of the Candoia aspera isolate rCanAsp1 chromosome 1, rCanAsp1.hap2, whole genome shotgun sequence genome, ggattacaactgCCAAGATTCACAGTTCAACGTATCTGCAAGGTCCCAGGTTATGGCGGGGTGATATCTGTGTATTATGGCACTCTATGCTAGGGCTCTGCCACCAAACTCCTACATAGGGCCGTACGTTTCAGTTTCCATTGCCCACCAGTACAAATGGTGTGTTTGGGGTAATTTGGACTGAGTCTTCAAACTCAACTTGAATGAGTTCCAACTGGAAGAGTGTGGGCTGCTGCTTGGCATTGTTAGAAATCCCTTTTCAGGAGGGCAGTGCACCAGGCTGTTGCATGATGCTTGCTCAACAAATGATTCTGGCAGTTGATTATGTCACTGCTTGTTATCCAACCTTCAGGCTTCTCTGTGAGAGAAGGCTTCAAGCATAGGTCATTGGAAATCATACAGGTGTAATTTCTGTGGTAAAATGTCTGATTCATTAAAAGTTCTAAGACTATGGAGGTTGCGGTCTCTAGCTGCCAGCTTTTTCTTACTAGTTCTACTTCTTTTCCCCTCAGCAGCCCAGCATACAAAAATTAAACATACTTCCGTGCCAGGAAATGAATCACCTACTTAATTTCTCTGCATGAAATTGTTACTAAAGGCATAGGACCCGGACTGTCAGCATAAACCCTCTAGCAATTCCAGTAGAGCTGCATTTTCTTCCTGGCTCCATCACTCACCCATGCTCTGCTCTTACTTGTACAGACAAATTATAAGTGTAGTGGACAAGAGGGAAAAAATCCATGCCATAAACAAGGTATGTCTCACAAACCATCATGATCAATATATTGGCATAGCTGCCCTTAGTTTGAGGTGGCCTGGTTGTAAAAACCCTTCCCAACCAACCATTTCAAATCACTTGCAAGAGTGATTTCTCCCATCCCAGCAGCCCATTggccaggaaggaaagaaggcaaaaggaagtgatCCAATCTGCCATCCTGACCCAACAGGGAGGAAAGGGGCCCTTGACAGCATCCTTGACTCTTGATATAGCGGGTATTTGCTGACCAGGTTCTTCCAAcatggtaaccaatgcagctaaCCTGGGGCCTTCTGATCTGGAGAAATTTGATGCAACTGACAAACGGGGGTTTCGGAAAGTTGACTCAAGTGTTCCACTTGCTCCCAGCAGTTCCAGAAGATGGAACTCATTGCtgctctttgtttctttgtggcTATGGGATCTTTTAGAGGAAGGGTGGGAAGCTTATAGCCGAACAGTGACCAAAGTAGTTGGGAATAATAGGGGTTGGAATCCAACAGTTTGTGGACAGCTACAAATTTCCCCCTTCTTCCTTGAAGTATCCTGCTCTGTATGTTTTGGAGGTTAGTGGATGAAATTACGAGCCCAGCTTCATCTGCTCCCATCTTGGATTCTTACACATCTTGGTACAATCCAAATTACTTACATGAAATTGGACCTAAATCCAGGCAGGTCTGTTCTTTTCACCAGGCATTcaggtattttttttctgtttatagaGGGATTATCTGGAGATACAGACCAGAACTAGCATATTACAGGGATCTCCTTAATGAGAAATTGTTGTCATTGAGAAGTACTTTGTTTGAACAGACTTTGAGCAGCACAATTTTCCATATGATGTTGGATCTACATTAAGTGCTCACAATGTAGaatttaaaaatttatataaCATCAAATTGCTTATTGGACCAGCTGCCCAGGATTGCTTACTTTGATAGGCAACAATTCTCTAGAGTCCCTCCTATCACTTCTTACGTGTATCTTCTTAACTGGAGATGCTGAGGGACTGAATCTGAGACCGTCTGCATAGAAGAGGTTTCCTCCCTCACTGCCTACAGTTCCTCCATCATTGCCACTCAGTGACAGCCACTTAATGCTTCAGCACACATGACACGTCACCTGTTAGGAACTAGGTGTCAGTTTGTAAAAAGAAATTGTAGAGTTTATCATCACAAAGTGGACTTTTTTTCCCAGGTCAGTCATTCCACACATGGGTTTTACTTGTGCAGAATGCTGAAAGTGATCCAGAGACAAGCTGGCATTGAAGATGGCAGAATATTTGCTTGTAGAATTAGGCCATATTATGCTGTAGCTAAGAGAGTTTTTGGCTTCCTGTTTTCAGGTTTAAAATGTAACTACTAACACCCGGTTGGTAACACTTTTTATCTCCAAGCATGTGTGCATGTTTGGTAAGGGCTGAAGTGCTGCTTAAAGAACAAATGTCAGTGTACAAAGTGTACAGCTcaatggaagcaaggatggtttgcaaggatagaaaggcatggagcgGGATGGCAAATAGGGTAGAAACTTGatttatctctatttttttatCTTATGACTTCCATTTTTTTTGGACTTACTATTACTCATTTTcttgctgcattttgcataatgttgcttaccctaaAAGGAAAAAGTGTGAAGGGCATATgcgtatgcatatgtatatagaTGCTGCTTCCTGCTAAGCAGCCTTGGGTTATTTCCTGGTTGGTGGAAAAGCAAGCGCACCACAAAAATGCATTTTCCAGAAAGGTCATCAGCCTCAGCCATGTTACCTTGCTGTACATTCATATATCCTCTGGCCCTCTGCTGCCATTTGCAGTCGGGTGGATTTGTCAGGTCTTTTGCCTGCTCCACTGACAACTGAACCCACTAACTGTCTTGTTTGGGGAGGTAATTTGTTTTCCACAAGGAGTTTCAATCCATCCACTTACTAGGTGGTGGTAAATTAATCTGTCCTGCTTTTTCTGCAGGATGGTTGGTATCTTTAAGAGAACGTCTCCCTGCAGTAATGTAATTTTATGTATTCACAGGAGGATCCTGGAGCATTTGGCAAGCCTGGAGTTCATGTAGTACCACTTGTGGAGGTGGCATTCGTGAGCGTTATCGGGAATGCCTCATGCCTTTCCCAGTCCAGATGATGCAAGGTTGCCTGGGGAGGCAACAGGAAATCTCTCCGTGTTCTTTGGAGGAATGCCCCGGTATGTAAACATGATTTTCAGAAACACTATGGTCTATACaactttacattatttttatataagagATCTGTCTGTCCCAGTATATATTGTCAGGGGCCAACAGTCAGCATAGAAGTCTAGGGCAGGTAGGAATGAAGGAAGAAAACCCAAGTATAGAACTGTTGAAGTCCagacaacttaaagttgccaagattgagaaacactgctctagcccaTGCCTGCTTAACTTTGTAAAACTTCAAGAAGGGACAGCAGTGGCCTTGATCCACAAGTAAGACTTGGGCTGCAGAACAAATTCTTAGCAAACACATTGGTTGTCCAGTCACACTTCTCACCATGGAGAGAAGTGTTGTATTTCTGTTCTAGtatttctaaatgtgcatttGTACATGTAAGTCAGCAGCGGCACATATTGTGCAGAACTGTGTTTTCTTCTGACCTCTTTTGTTTGCAGCCCATAATCAGGGTGGTATTTGTAGTTAAAAACGGGAGGCGGGACTGCTATGTatactgccttgaactcctgaatgaaaggcaggatataaatctaaaaaacaaaataatcagtaaCACATGTCATGAACAGTTTATACATTACATCTGGCAGGATAGAACTTTCCTGGTCAGCGGAGCATTCTGTGGGCCCAAATACCTAACCTAGTTTTGATGGCATGATATGTTTTAGCTTGTTTCTTTTAAGCAATCTTAATTTACATATCTCAAAAAAGTTTCACAAAATCATGAACATGAAGAGCACCTCCAAACTGTCTCAGTAAAGTAGATGTTTATAATAAGTGCCTTGTTCCCTGAATAGCCAGAATAGCTGTCGTTGTTCAAATGTGCCTGTTACTTCTGCACAAATCACACATTTGTACAGGTGTTTTAGTAGTGTGATAAATTTTAGTTAcgaaagagggaagaaaaggctCCAGTGTTGTTTTGGACCAGCTCTAATACCAAGTCTGAGTAATAAGCAGTGACTACGAGGCTACACATATCCAAGCATCGGAACTCAGTCCATTAAAAGGCAGCGTAGACCGTTTAGTGAAGTCCTGGCATGCAGTGATAGCAGGAACCCAGTTTTGAGACAGTACAAAAGGGCTTTAAGGCCATAAAGTGAGAAGTAGCAAGCTTTTTAATTCCTTGGCTTGATTGGCACTTATAAATGGCCCGTTATCTGAAGTATTTACTCGTTTCAGTTACTGCAACTGCCCTCCTCACACCACTGCCTCCTGGAACAGGAAGAGAGAACGCTGCCAATAACCTAGTAGCTGTCACTGGGATATCACTGTGCTTGTCTATAATCTTTGCAACCATCCTTATCACCTTGTGGAGAAAGCTCTGCAGGGCCCAGAGGTGTAGCAGTCCAATTACCTGTGACTCCACTCATTCATCTGGCTTCCGAAAGAACTCTGATGAAGAGGACATCTGTCCAGACAGACACCAACAAGAGAGCTTTTCTGAGGGAGAAGCCTCTTGTTCTTCCCCAGGAGAACCTTCTGACAGACCCTTGGATTTCAGGAGAAGCCTTCATTTTGTCCCAGAAGGCGGAGGAGGATTAGCTCATGAGAGCTTGCAGTCCAGTGCTCAAAAAATCCTCCCTCCCATTTACAGCTACCGCCTTGCCcagcagcagctgaaagaaatgaagaaaaggggACTTACAGAAACAACCAGAGTTTATCATGTTGCTCCAAACCCTCCCACGGACACAGTGGAAACAGAAAACCGAGAGGCAGCAGCTGCCAGTAAGTTTAGAATCAAATTTCCGTTTCCAGAGCAGCCACCTGATTATCTAAAAGTATCAGGGGACAGACCCCATCCCAGAATGGATTGTACATTATCGCAGGCCAATTCCATGTGGAGCCCCAGTCACTCCTCAGTGGGAAGAAGCCATCCCAGACATTTCGATAACCAGGGAGAGTCAACAGAAAGAGGGTACCAAAGAAGTTCACAGTTCAGAAGGACAGCAAGTTTTCATGAAGCTAGAAGAGCAAAACCATTTCGGCAGAGAAGCATGTCCACCCTTACACCAAGTCAGACTTCATTCAACCACTGCAGAGCCAAAATGTGGAATCATGTTACGGAACCACAGCATTGCATGAAACCTAAAAATACAGCACAGGACACTGTGGAACTTGAGTTGTATCACAGCATTCCTTTAACTACAGAGTCACTGAGCCGGTGGGGACAGATTCCTCACAAACAGAAACTTCCAGAGAAGAAACCAGATCTGGTTAACGATCATCCACCAGGATCTCTTATATCTTGTGCTGATAAATCAGAACATAAGAGAACCAGAAGTGGGCATTTTTCAAGTCCTACAGGTGCTTGGAGGAAGGAGTCTATTTTCCTAACTCTCAAGGATGGTCACCAGGAAGGGGAGACTCTGAGTCTTTCACAGCACAGAAAGAGCAAATGCCAAAGCTTTCCATCTGATACTGGATGCCACTTCTATGACAACACTTCCTTTCGTCTGACGGATTCAGAACAACAAATGTTTGACCTGCCTGGATATTTTGAGTCAAAGGAAGGTGAAATAAGTACTTTAACTGTTGAAAATTTGGTAATCTGAGTTTCTCGTGGGCAAATGTGAAGCTGCGGCATTAGCAACTGCAAAAGCTCTTGAATTTTCAAAATGTACTTTAACAGATTTCTCTGTAAGGAGGGAAGGAGGCCTAATTAtcattccgttgaagcaggccaAGTACTTGGGAAAAGTAAATGATACCCTGACACAAAAATGACGACTAAATATGTACTTGTGTAGAGTCTTTCTCTAAACGATCTCAGAAATAGACCTCTTAAGGCCAAATCCTATATGCTGATTTATACAGTTTACAGTACTGGACTTTCCTATTGGATcacttaatacattttaaattggtGACCCTTCTTCTCCTCAGCACTCCTTGTAAATGACTGCTAAGTGACTGTGAAAACATCTGTGACTTCCCTACACCATGGCATTCAGTAGCCTATAAAATCAGGCTTGGAGGTCTGCATTTGGTATTAGTTAAGAGGTTAGCGTGGTTACAGACACAGCTGGAATACAGCCGGTCTATTCTTTTCTGTTGGACATGCCCTGGATGCTTCTTTAACCACTGTTGGCCTCACAGCAACTCCAATGGCTAACTTGCCAAGTCTGTTAGATATCCTCTCATGCTTCCCTCGTTCAGTTGCAAAGCAATATTCTGCTTCAGAAGAGCCATCCTTAAAAAATATTATCCCTGCTATGAGGAAACATGTCCTTTACGACCTTCAATAAGTTTCAGTTGAAGAAACTGTTTAAAATTAAGCAGTTTGGGCTTGGTTTCTCTCACTGGCGAACAGTTATAGAAAGTGTTTCCCTCAGAAAAACTAAATATAATGTGAAACAAGAAATGTTATTAGTACTTTATAACAGACAAATTCTAGACATTGATAAACgatgaacatttatttttatgctatttGAAATGACAATTATATAATTGTGATTACATCTTTCTGCAAttgctgctgctttaattgcATTAAATATGGATGATGTAAATATACTTGATAATTTCTCACATATTAGGAATTAATATAATCATTCACATTTTAGCAGAAGGCTGAGAGAATATCTGTCCCAAAGCTACACTCAACCCATCATGGAGATGTAAGATTTTAAACGTTGTAAGTTGAAAAGTTACAGCTTTAAACACATGCTATTTATTCAGAATAATTAAAAAACCTCGTGTGACAATGCACGTCGAGCTTTATATTTCATTTGGCAGCTGTCAAGGTTTTTcgtctttctctccctttcttcaaTTTAAGAAAACCATCAATTTTGaaaagacaaattaaaaaaaggaagaagggaatgcCATGTAAATCCGCCTTCCCCATTTAACATCCTTGATATGTGTTGGAGCAGCCAGCAACCCGTTTCTTTCCCTAGAAGGACTTGGTGGGATTCATACCACCCTCTAAGGAAAGAAGGATCTCGTTCTCTCTTTATGAACCATAAAGCTCTTTCTTCCTAATGGCtcacaacattttctttctctgcattTCCCTGAAAGGTGGTTAATTTTTTGAAGAGGGGGAACAAAATAttgaaagcaaattttaaaatatcagctTATGCAAAGCTGTATTCAACAATTGGATATGTTTTTCTAAAGGAAAGGTAAATAATAAGCGGGATTGTCCTTTGTGCACTCAAtaaagaaaagggtttttttcccccctagtcTACTTTTAAGGGCAGGTTCTGTATGTAGGAGAAGCCATTTTTAATTGTCAGCTGGAGTAACAATACAGGAATAATACAGTGATTGGAAATCCAAAGCAAAATCTAACATGGATGATGGTCCTTACTGTAAGAATTTTTCAGTGTGCTCAGTCTTAAGCCGAGGACCACATATACAGTAACTTTGGCTTGCCTGTTTCTCTTTCTCAGATGTGCCTGTAAACATCTCAGTTAATTTCACCATTTCCACTCTCTCCATCCAGAAAGGACTGGAACCTGATTTTCATAGCTGTATATTTCAGGGAATACCATAGGCCTCGCCAGGTTGACCAAACCACTCCATTATCAGAGGGACCAGTATATGTCCCCTTCTTGTAATATAGTCCATTGAGATTTGCTGCATGGCACCTTGTGGAAatgccagaggaaaaaaaattagaaaaggatTTTAATGAAAGGTCAGAGAATGGCCTAGATGCATACAACTAGATAAAATGATATAAATCTTAATTATTACCAGATATTACATTACAACCAATTGGATTTAGAAATCTCTTTCAACCAGATGACCTCCAACTGCATTGGAGCAGAACAGAGGTTTCTGGGAGTTGTGTTCCAACACAGCTGGAGGCACCATATCAGGAAAGCAGCATACACATTTTGTTTAATATGAAAAATCACAGTTTAACTAGTTGTCCTGAGATAAAACTGATCACTTTCTATAATAAAACCACATGAAATGTTTTATGCTGCCAATTGGCCTGTTGCCTGACACTGTATTTTCTTGAATTCATGCTATTTTCATTTGGGGCCCTTCAATAAATGGTAACCCCTTCTTTTAAATGGAAGATATATGGGAAGGAAAGATGGATTAAGGATTGCAGGATTGGGAAAGGAACATAGACAGTGGTGCTTAAAGGTTTGTGAAACtttctgaattttcaatatttctgtataaatatgactgaaaacgtgatctgttctccacacaagtcctaaaactagataaagataaCGCAATTAAACAAATTAGTCAAAAACAttgtgtgggaggtcctgccttatttaaataACATAATTCTGAGTATTCACTATCTAAGTCTAATCTTCACAACACAGgcatgtggaagtgtgtcatggctcaaacaaaggagatttctgaggacctctgaaaaacagttgttgatgctcaccaggctggaaaaggttgcaaaactatttccaaagagtttggactccaccagcTACCTGCCAGGCAGATCATGtagaaatggaggcaattcaacaccattgctaccctccccaggagtggttgaccaaccaagatcacatcaAGAGCAAGGCGCGTAATACCCTGCGaggtctaaggaactaaaggcctctcttgcattggcaaaTGTCAGTGTTTGTGAGACCACCACCAGGAGAACATGAAtaacaatggtgtgcatggcagggttgcaaggagaaagccacgaCTCTCCAAAAGGAACTTTGCTGCTCATCTACAATCTACATAGATAAGCCAAAAGGCTATtgaaagaatgttctgtggatggagaccaaaatagaactttttggcttgaatgaaaagtgctttatttggtgaaaggcaaacactgcattctagtgtaagaaccttatcccatctgtaaaacgtggtggcagtatcatggtttgggcctgctttgctgcccaTGGACCAGGACAGCTTACTATCATTGACAGAACTATGACTTCTGAGttgaaccagcaaattctacaggaaaatgtcagggtatctgtccacgaactgaagctcaagagaaagtggctcatgcagcaagacaagaacccaaaacacacaagtcgtacgaccaaagaatggttaaagcagaagaaagttaacgtttgaaatggccaagtcaaagtcctgaccttaatcctaaagagatgttgtggaaggaccttaAGTGGGCAGTTCATGTGAGAAAGCCCACCAaaatccctgagttgaagctgttctgtaaggaggaatggactaaaattcctccaagccaatgtgCAGGACTGAGCAACAGTTATCGGAAACGTTTAGTTGCTACCTGGGGGCAGGGGACCAGTTACCAAAAGCAAAGGTtgacatacttttgccacacatcactgtgtagctttggatcattttcctcaataaatcaaggAACAAGTACTGTATaatgttttaaacatttctttaattGGGTTCTCCTTATCTAGTTtgaggacttgtgtggagaactgATAACATTTTAGGtcgtatttatgcagaaatattgaaaattcaaaagggttcacaaacttttaagcaccactatataaaggtaaaggtaaaggtttcccttgacattaagtccagttgtgtccgactttagggggcggtgctcatctccgtttgaaagctgaagagccggcgtttgtccgtagacacttccgtggtcatgtggccggcatgactacacggaacgccgttacctgcctgctgaagcggtacctattaatctactcaaatttgcatgttttcgaactgctaggttggcaggagctgggactagcaacaggagctcaccccgtcacgcggattcgaaccgccgaccttccgatcggcaagctcagcagctcagcggtttaacctgcagcgccaccatgtccctgaTACCACTATATAAAAGCACTACATAATTCAGCCCATGAAGAGAAGCCACATACTTTCGTTCCAACTGCACACACACATTACAATTTTCCTTGTTCGCTTTTTGCCATGTATAGTTGTTAATTATGCTAAACTTTTTCCCTAAACCTGCTTGCCTTTGAGCATATCAGCAACAGAAAGGGGTGGTGATTCTTGTGCTCCCTTCCTGCAAACATGGAGGTAACGCTGGTGCCTTTGTGCAGCTCTCTCTTTTTATAGTCCACCTTCCCTCCAAGAAGTTTTGGATGGCTCTCTATCCTCTCCCCAGTCCTGAGGGATGCGTTAGGCTAAGAGATGGACCTCAggttacccagtgagcttcccAGCTGTGGAGAAGTATGAAACCTGGACTTCCTGCCGATCTCTGTACTCTGTCTTTCTCTAGAATTGGCAATAGCTGTATCTGTGACACACAAAATTCCAAACAGCCTCCCCAGATTCAGACATGCAGGAGGGAGGCCTGTCTCGATTGCCTGCTCTTTAGGTGACTTCAGAAGGGTGGCTGCTGATTAACTCACCTGTTAAACCACCAGCCGCATTTGTTCTCCTCTGCGCAGTTGCCCGCCAGGAACCTGTCATGGTCCCTGTCAGGAGCAGAGAAGGGCATGCCATTGAGTGATGAGGACCACTGGCTCTCAAAGTTGCTCCCCCCAGACAAAGCATTCCCAGCAGTCCCAGAAAAAATGCCAAACCATATCCTGTAATTGTTCTGAAGGAAAGCCACAGAAACCTCTTGTTACTAAGTTTCAAGATTAAGGAACGAGTCATACGTCACAGACCGCTGCCACCACAGCATACCACAAAACCTCAGGGCTTAATTACATGGAAGCCAGCTTTTCTTAGTCTTAATTAGCTCCCTGTTCAAGCTTTTAACTGAATAGTCAGAAATTGGAGCATTCCATAATTCCCACCCAACAATGGTACTGATTAAACACTGAGCCCCTATGAGCAGCTGGGGGAAACCTCTGGATCACAGATGAAGACAGCATGCAGAAATTCCCCACCTAGCCTTCTACTACCTCTCCCAAGCTCCACCAATGCTCTCTGGACCCTCTCAACATTCAGAAAGGCAGCTTTCTGAATGCCAACCCCATACTTGGCATTTTTCCATTTCAATGGAGGAAGGGTTGGCAAGTGGTAATTGTGGGGAAGGGGAGCCACCTCCCTGGTAAAGCAGAAGCAGATGCAAAGGCCATAATCTCCCTGCCTTCTTCTGATTCGCTGGGGTAATGGGTGTAGAATCTGGATATTAGATCATTAGGCAATAGCACAGCCACTTTTGCCCAGGGCCCTAGTTTCAGTTTAGACAAAATCCAGTGTTTCAGACTACAGAAATACCAATCCCAAAGAGATGAGAAAAATATTCTGGTCCCATAAGAGTTTCTAAGTTAGGACAAttcattaatatactgtatttcaccTCCCTTCCTGTAGTTCTAGCTggttctttaaaattatttatttatttatttattcaaattttgctgccgcccatctcccccaaaaggagttttgtttttgtaacaaaCGAAATAATTGTTTGTGACATTTTTCTGGACACATTATTCTAGAAGCTCTTTGATTTACCAATAAGGAGGACCTAAGTATAGGTCTTTGGTCATATATTTCATTTACTGTATTAGCTCACTGGAATACTGATGAGATAGTGTCACCATGCTGTCTGCTAGCCTCTCATATGACAGATCATTAGGATCAATTATTTCATTCTCATAGGTCAGGCTACTCACTGTCTCATTTCTGATCTGGAAATCATCATAAATTGCATATCGTCTCTCCCCATGCCAGTCCATTAGATCAATTTTTAGTGAGATTCCtcctaaaatattaaaaaacagcaTCTGGCTAATAAGGTGTATAGTGGACCATTCACTGCAATTATTGCAAGAGTAAGCAATGTTCCTTCACTTGGGGGaccacattttttaaacattattttcggTGGGTTGGAACTACGGGGCAGGGATGATGTTAAGATATTATGCAAATGGCCATGGCTAATTTTTTCAGTGAGCTATCTTAAACATTTAAGGTGTGCAAAGCACGCCTAAAGGCTTTGTTCCCTCTTTTTCCTCTTGAATTTGATGGCAAATTGTACAAATAATGATTAGTGATTTGCTGCCAACTTTTGATGGTAAAGTCCTGTAGGGGTTACAATTCTGCCACCCTGTGTGGTCAGCAAGGCAATTGTTGTTGTTCCAGAATTTTTGTAACCATGTTACatgcagaaagaaaagcaatattaCATTGTGAACCGAAAAACAGCCCAAGGAGAAAGGATTAGCCACTCTCTTCAATGGTTCTGCATAACTACACTAACATAAATGTTGTTGTTAGTTCAAATTCTATTCTGCCTTTCTACTCTGATGAATACTCTGGCActgaacaaaatatataaaacaaagataatatggaaattaaaaatagaaattacCATTAATACTAAAATTAATACTGAGATCATTTAGTAATGAAAAACTTGGCAAAATGGATGCATTTTCAAAGATTTTGTAAATGCAGAGAGATGGGAGACTAGATGCAACTCCTGAAGAAGTAGCTCGGGAGTCatgcagaagaaggctcttcccCACGTGCCAGAAGGACATGCCTCTGAGAGTGGAGCAATTTCAAAAGGGTTGCTCCTGAGTATCTTCATAAGAGGACTGGTAATCCCTAAAATAATTAGGCTCTAAATTATTTAGAGAATCAAAAATCAATATCAGCACCTTAACATTGGTCCCAGGAAACAATTGGTAGCAACATCTGTCTGACCTTAGCTAATCACAAAAACAAACAGGGTCCGACTTGGTTATACTTGGATGACAGGCTGCCAGGAcatcccagagc contains:
- the THSD1 gene encoding thrombospondin type-1 domain-containing protein 1, translated to MKQGLNIFPNLLLVVLCDYVCGGIKLLLEQQTHIALSNVTVSVGFQNNYDGNGTLKNTSVLLMEDSTNQIVAKKQLPEDHNQGVVVFECSHFKSAGSYWFKVDPENIRGLNPQWNGESLLLSVNWPIFNFDLRRTSEGHGNSLQLGLFTNEYLCPLNKTVISLDVILTSSLYKLETLISNETLGLRTRKSLSLLESQWVKLDCRVISPEAYIATLLKSSETGSIIASSGPIDLVHQFGYKLVMAKEVLCESSVVASIISPPCTSSAGRIAVFKHNPLGQMVSKLYESILNPEDHQIEFSCTLFDRGTNKYCFEFSPSSQVNSPPWAKECVLIQRNVGGSWSIWQAWSSCSTTCGGGIRERYRECLMPFPVQMMQGCLGRQQEISPCSLEECPVTATALLTPLPPGTGRENAANNLVAVTGISLCLSIIFATILITLWRKLCRAQRCSSPITCDSTHSSGFRKNSDEEDICPDRHQQESFSEGEASCSSPGEPSDRPLDFRRSLHFVPEGGGGLAHESLQSSAQKILPPIYSYRLAQQQLKEMKKRGLTETTRVYHVAPNPPTDTVETENREAAAASKFRIKFPFPEQPPDYLKVSGDRPHPRMDCTLSQANSMWSPSHSSVGRSHPRHFDNQGESTERGYQRSSQFRRTASFHEARRAKPFRQRSMSTLTPSQTSFNHCRAKMWNHVTEPQHCMKPKNTAQDTVELELYHSIPLTTESLSRWGQIPHKQKLPEKKPDLVNDHPPGSLISCADKSEHKRTRSGHFSSPTGAWRKESIFLTLKDGHQEGETLSLSQHRKSKCQSFPSDTGCHFYDNTSFRLTDSEQQMFDLPGYFESKEGEISTLTVENLVI